The Cygnus atratus isolate AKBS03 ecotype Queensland, Australia chromosome 2, CAtr_DNAZoo_HiC_assembly, whole genome shotgun sequence genome window below encodes:
- the XRCC2 gene encoding DNA repair protein XRCC2 isoform X1, with protein sequence MGDALRRAESGTQLLARLEGRSSLKNLEPCLFAEEGSPVHGDVIEFHGPEGTGKTEMLYHLVARCIIPKSGGGLEVEVMFIDTDYHFDMLRLVTILEHRLVQSTEEMIKQCLGRLFLVNCSSSTQLLLTLYSLENMFCTHPSLCLLILDSISAFYWIDRSNGGESLNLQEMNLKKCANFLEKLVREHHLALFATTQTIMQKSTSSAESFFPLKLQHEFDTDYRPYLCKSWQQMVTHRIFFSKQFNSGNTKGFTVVSCHLKKNNVVKRSFSIAECGVQF encoded by the exons ATGGGTGACGCGCTGCGGAGGGCGGAGTCGGGCACTCAG CTACTTGCACGCCTTGAGGGCAGAAGTTCTCTGAAAAATCTTGAACCTTGTCTGTTTGCTGAAGAAGGATCTCCCGTTCATG GAGATGTCATTGAATTCCACGGTCcagaaggaacaggaaaaactgaaatgctcTACCACCTGGTAGCCCGCTGCATCATTCCAAAGTCAGGAGGAGGACTGGAAGTAGAAGTCATGTTCATTGATACAGACTACCATTTCGATATGCTTCGTCTAGTGACCATTCTTGAGCACAGATTGGTGcaaagcacagaggaaatgaTAAAGCAGTGCCTGGGAAGGCTATTTCTTGTGAACTGTAGTAGCAGCACCCAGTTACTTCTCACTCTTTACTCTctagaaaacatgttttgcacTCAcccctctctctgccttttgatTTTAGATAGCATATCAGCTTTTTATTGGATAGACAGAAGCAACGGAGGGGAGAGTCTTAACTTGCAGGAGATGAATCTGAAGAAATGTGCTAACTTTCTTGAAAAGCTTGTGAGGGAGCACCACTTAGCCCTGTTTGCAACAACGCAGACAATTATGCAGAAATCTacaagctctgcagaaagcttttttcctttaaaacttcaGCATGAATTTGATACGGACTATAGGCCTTATCTCTGTAAATCATGGCAACAAATGGTAACCCACAGGATATTTTTCTCCAAGCAATTTAATTCTGGCAACACCAAAGGTTTTACAGTCGTTTCTTGCCACctcaaaaaaaacaatgttgtaAAACGTTCATTTAGTATTGCAGAATGCGGtgttcagttttaa
- the XRCC2 gene encoding DNA repair protein XRCC2 isoform X2, with product MKIYVTGRVVTLHLKSGESHSEQINEGDVIEFHGPEGTGKTEMLYHLVARCIIPKSGGGLEVEVMFIDTDYHFDMLRLVTILEHRLVQSTEEMIKQCLGRLFLVNCSSSTQLLLTLYSLENMFCTHPSLCLLILDSISAFYWIDRSNGGESLNLQEMNLKKCANFLEKLVREHHLALFATTQTIMQKSTSSAESFFPLKLQHEFDTDYRPYLCKSWQQMVTHRIFFSKQFNSGNTKGFTVVSCHLKKNNVVKRSFSIAECGVQF from the exons atgaagatctATGTCACAGGACGTGTAGTCACCCTTCATCTCAAAAGTGGGGAGAGCCATTCAGAACAGATAAATGAAG GAGATGTCATTGAATTCCACGGTCcagaaggaacaggaaaaactgaaatgctcTACCACCTGGTAGCCCGCTGCATCATTCCAAAGTCAGGAGGAGGACTGGAAGTAGAAGTCATGTTCATTGATACAGACTACCATTTCGATATGCTTCGTCTAGTGACCATTCTTGAGCACAGATTGGTGcaaagcacagaggaaatgaTAAAGCAGTGCCTGGGAAGGCTATTTCTTGTGAACTGTAGTAGCAGCACCCAGTTACTTCTCACTCTTTACTCTctagaaaacatgttttgcacTCAcccctctctctgccttttgatTTTAGATAGCATATCAGCTTTTTATTGGATAGACAGAAGCAACGGAGGGGAGAGTCTTAACTTGCAGGAGATGAATCTGAAGAAATGTGCTAACTTTCTTGAAAAGCTTGTGAGGGAGCACCACTTAGCCCTGTTTGCAACAACGCAGACAATTATGCAGAAATCTacaagctctgcagaaagcttttttcctttaaaacttcaGCATGAATTTGATACGGACTATAGGCCTTATCTCTGTAAATCATGGCAACAAATGGTAACCCACAGGATATTTTTCTCCAAGCAATTTAATTCTGGCAACACCAAAGGTTTTACAGTCGTTTCTTGCCACctcaaaaaaaacaatgttgtaAAACGTTCATTTAGTATTGCAGAATGCGGtgttcagttttaa